The Struthio camelus isolate bStrCam1 chromosome 5, bStrCam1.hap1, whole genome shotgun sequence genome has a segment encoding these proteins:
- the MAPK8IP1 gene encoding C-Jun-amino-terminal kinase-interacting protein 1 isoform X3, with protein MQLALKMESSTEEESWLEDQWEKWLTHDISLEEFEDEDLSEITDECGISLHCKESLATRSHVSLQANAVRAVGGGEASRLQAEMLQLDLIDAAGDTPAEEETAPEPLQKDPPPGTMDTYRPKRPTTLNLFPQVPRSQDTLNNNSLGKKHSWQERVSRSSSPLKTGEQTPPHDHVCLSDEVNHQNSTTSTKDRGTSTESPCRRTAATQMVPACVTSSRAPEKHQVTSRPPPHGASVVVVTTRGPEAHRDRIRYQTDVRLEATEEIYLTPVQKNSDPLEAEKPFLSQSSENRMSISSDVDTSSYSALAGKTNPSISEEDEVLDYMSSPDKTNLPRTSCGGGNSGYRPGHNLQRASVSSDTSALSYDSVKYTLVVDENVQLELVSLKQCYSGYSDESDSATVYDNCVSSPYESAIGEEYEEDALKRDSVCLSEDSTPEADIHFSKKFLNVFMSGRARSSSAESFGLFSCMINGEEQEQTHRAVFRFVPRHADELELEVDDPLLVEVQAEDYWYEAYNMRTGDRGIFPAYYAIEVTKEPDHVTALAKSSDWVDQFRVKFLGSVQVPYHKGNDVLCAAMQKIATTRRLTVHFNPPSSCVLEISVRGVKIAVKSDDSKENSKVNKCSHFFQLKNISFCGYHPKNNKYFGFITKHPADHRFACHVFVSEESTKPLAESVGRAFQQFYKEYVEYTCPTEDIYLE; from the exons ATGCAGCTGGCCTTGAAAATGGAGTCAAGCACCGAAGAGGAGAGCTGGCTGGAAGACCAGTGGGAGAAATG gctcacccacgACATCAGCCTCGAGGAGTTTGAGGATGAAGATCTCTCCGAAATCACCGACGAGTGTGGCATCAGCCTGCACTGCAAGGAGAGCCTGGCCACCCGG AGCCATGTGAGCCTGCAGGCCAATGCTGTCCGGGcagtgggcggcggggaggccagcCGGCTGCAGGCGGAGATGCTCCAGCTCGACCTGATCGATGCCGCGGGGGACACCCCGGCCGAGGAGGAGACGGCGCCCGAGCCGCTCCAAAAGGACCCGCCGCCGGGGACCATGGACACCTACAGGCCCAAGCGACCCACAACTCTCAACCTCTTCCCGCAGGTGCCTCGGAGCCAG GACACGCTGAATAACAACTCTCTGGGGAAAAAGCACAGTTGGCAGGAGCGGGTGTCCCGGTCGTCGTCCCCTCTGAAAACGG GTGAGCAGACCCCTCCCCACGACCACGTTTGCCTGAGTGATGAGGTCAATCACCAAAACAGCACAACCTCCACCAAAGACCGGGGCACGTCCACGGAGAGCCCATGCCGGCGCACAGCAGCAACGCAGATGGTGCCGGCCTGCGTCACCTCGTCCCGGGCACCCGAGAAGCACCAGGTGACCAGCAGACCCCCACCTCATGGTGCCAGCGTGGTGGTGGTGACAACGAGGGGCCCTGAGGCCCACCGGGACCGCATCCGCTACCAGACGGACGTGAGGCTCGAGGCCACAGAGGAGATCTACCTAACGCCTGTGCAGAAGAACTCAGATCCCTTGGAGGCCGAAAAGCCGTTTCTGTCCCAGTCCAGTGAGAACCGCATGTCCATCAGCTCCGATGTTGACACCTCCAGCTATTCAGCCCTTGCAGGGAAAACCAACCCCTCCATTAGTGAGGAGGATGAGGTGCTGGACTATATGTCCTCTCCTGACAAGACAAACCTGCCCAGAACCTCCTGTGGTGGGGGGAATAGTGGCTACCGGCCAGGGCACAACCTTCAGAGGGCATCAGTGAGTTCGGACACCAGCGCCCTCTCCTACGACTCAGTCAAGTACACGCTGGTGGTGGACGAGAACGTGCAGCTGGAGCTGGTCAGCCTCAAGCAGTGCTACTCTGGCTACAGCGATGAGAGCGACTCAGCCACCGTCTATGACAACTGTGTCTCCTCACCCTACGAGTCGGCCATCGGCGAGGAGTATGAGGAGGATGCGCTGAAGCGTGACTCGGTCTGCCTCTCTGAGGACTCCACCCCTGAGGCAGACATCCACTTCTCCAAGAAGTTCCTCAATGTCTTCATGAGCGGCCGGGCACGTTCTTCCA GTGCTGAGTCCTTTGGGTTGTTCTCCTGCATGATCAATGGGGAGGAGCAGGAACAGACTCACCGTGCTGTCTTTAG GTTTGTGCCTCGCCATGCGgatgagctggagctggaggtggATGATCCTTTGCTGGTGGAGGTGCAGGCAGAAGATTATTGGTACGAGGCCTACAACATGCGGACGGGGGACCGGGGCATCTTTCCTGCTTACTATGCTATTGAAGTCACCAAGGAACCAGACCATGTAACAG CTCTGGCCAAGAGCAGCGACTGGGTGGACCAATTTCGGGTGAAGTTCCTCGGCTCAGTGCAGGTTCCCTATCACAAAGGCAACGACGTGCTGTGTGCAGCCATGCAGAAG ATTGCCACCACGCGCCGCCTCACTGTGCACTTTAACCCACCCTCCAGCTGCGTCCTGGAGATCAGCGTGCGTGGAGTCAAGATTGCCGTGAAATCCGACGACTCCAAGGAGAACAGCAAG gtAAACAAATGTAGccattttttccagctgaagaacATTTCCTTTTGTGGATACCATCCAAAGAACAACAA GTATTTTGGGTTCATCACCAAGCACCCTGCTGACCACAGATTTGCCTGCCATGTCTTTGTCTCGGAGGAGTCCACAAAGCCCCTCGCAGAGTCCGTAGG GAGGGCTTTCCAGCAATTCTACAAGGAGTACGTGGAGTACACGTGCCCCACAGAGGACATCTACCTGGAGTAG
- the MAPK8IP1 gene encoding C-Jun-amino-terminal kinase-interacting protein 1 isoform X1 has product MAGWQDRLQGPELGIRVLKWKEITVVSPSLRQGFRNQRLTHDISLEEFEDEDLSEITDECGISLHCKESLATRSHVSLQANAVRAVGGGEASRLQAEMLQLDLIDAAGDTPAEEETAPEPLQKDPPPGTMDTYRPKRPTTLNLFPQVPRSQDTLNNNSLGKKHSWQERVSRSSSPLKTGEQTPPHDHVCLSDEVNHQNSTTSTKDRGTSTESPCRRTAATQMVPACVTSSRAPEKHQVTSRPPPHGASVVVVTTRGPEAHRDRIRYQTDVRLEATEEIYLTPVQKNSDPLEAEKPFLSQSSENRMSISSDVDTSSYSALAGKTNPSISEEDEVLDYMSSPDKTNLPRTSCGGGNSGYRPGHNLQRASVSSDTSALSYDSVKYTLVVDENVQLELVSLKQCYSGYSDESDSATVYDNCVSSPYESAIGEEYEEDALKRDSVCLSEDSTPEADIHFSKKFLNVFMSGRARSSSAESFGLFSCMINGEEQEQTHRAVFRFVPRHADELELEVDDPLLVEVQAEDYWYEAYNMRTGDRGIFPAYYAIEVTKEPDHVTALAKSSDWVDQFRVKFLGSVQVPYHKGNDVLCAAMQKIATTRRLTVHFNPPSSCVLEISVRGVKIAVKSDDSKENSKVNKCSHFFQLKNISFCGYHPKNNKYFGFITKHPADHRFACHVFVSEESTKPLAESVGRAFQQFYKEYVEYTCPTEDIYLE; this is encoded by the exons ATGGCCGGATGGCAAGATCGTCTCCAAGGCCCCGAGCTCGGCATCAGAGTcttgaaatggaaggaaataacTGTTGTGTCTCCGAGCCTGCGACAGGGTTTCAGAAACCAGAG gctcacccacgACATCAGCCTCGAGGAGTTTGAGGATGAAGATCTCTCCGAAATCACCGACGAGTGTGGCATCAGCCTGCACTGCAAGGAGAGCCTGGCCACCCGG AGCCATGTGAGCCTGCAGGCCAATGCTGTCCGGGcagtgggcggcggggaggccagcCGGCTGCAGGCGGAGATGCTCCAGCTCGACCTGATCGATGCCGCGGGGGACACCCCGGCCGAGGAGGAGACGGCGCCCGAGCCGCTCCAAAAGGACCCGCCGCCGGGGACCATGGACACCTACAGGCCCAAGCGACCCACAACTCTCAACCTCTTCCCGCAGGTGCCTCGGAGCCAG GACACGCTGAATAACAACTCTCTGGGGAAAAAGCACAGTTGGCAGGAGCGGGTGTCCCGGTCGTCGTCCCCTCTGAAAACGG GTGAGCAGACCCCTCCCCACGACCACGTTTGCCTGAGTGATGAGGTCAATCACCAAAACAGCACAACCTCCACCAAAGACCGGGGCACGTCCACGGAGAGCCCATGCCGGCGCACAGCAGCAACGCAGATGGTGCCGGCCTGCGTCACCTCGTCCCGGGCACCCGAGAAGCACCAGGTGACCAGCAGACCCCCACCTCATGGTGCCAGCGTGGTGGTGGTGACAACGAGGGGCCCTGAGGCCCACCGGGACCGCATCCGCTACCAGACGGACGTGAGGCTCGAGGCCACAGAGGAGATCTACCTAACGCCTGTGCAGAAGAACTCAGATCCCTTGGAGGCCGAAAAGCCGTTTCTGTCCCAGTCCAGTGAGAACCGCATGTCCATCAGCTCCGATGTTGACACCTCCAGCTATTCAGCCCTTGCAGGGAAAACCAACCCCTCCATTAGTGAGGAGGATGAGGTGCTGGACTATATGTCCTCTCCTGACAAGACAAACCTGCCCAGAACCTCCTGTGGTGGGGGGAATAGTGGCTACCGGCCAGGGCACAACCTTCAGAGGGCATCAGTGAGTTCGGACACCAGCGCCCTCTCCTACGACTCAGTCAAGTACACGCTGGTGGTGGACGAGAACGTGCAGCTGGAGCTGGTCAGCCTCAAGCAGTGCTACTCTGGCTACAGCGATGAGAGCGACTCAGCCACCGTCTATGACAACTGTGTCTCCTCACCCTACGAGTCGGCCATCGGCGAGGAGTATGAGGAGGATGCGCTGAAGCGTGACTCGGTCTGCCTCTCTGAGGACTCCACCCCTGAGGCAGACATCCACTTCTCCAAGAAGTTCCTCAATGTCTTCATGAGCGGCCGGGCACGTTCTTCCA GTGCTGAGTCCTTTGGGTTGTTCTCCTGCATGATCAATGGGGAGGAGCAGGAACAGACTCACCGTGCTGTCTTTAG GTTTGTGCCTCGCCATGCGgatgagctggagctggaggtggATGATCCTTTGCTGGTGGAGGTGCAGGCAGAAGATTATTGGTACGAGGCCTACAACATGCGGACGGGGGACCGGGGCATCTTTCCTGCTTACTATGCTATTGAAGTCACCAAGGAACCAGACCATGTAACAG CTCTGGCCAAGAGCAGCGACTGGGTGGACCAATTTCGGGTGAAGTTCCTCGGCTCAGTGCAGGTTCCCTATCACAAAGGCAACGACGTGCTGTGTGCAGCCATGCAGAAG ATTGCCACCACGCGCCGCCTCACTGTGCACTTTAACCCACCCTCCAGCTGCGTCCTGGAGATCAGCGTGCGTGGAGTCAAGATTGCCGTGAAATCCGACGACTCCAAGGAGAACAGCAAG gtAAACAAATGTAGccattttttccagctgaagaacATTTCCTTTTGTGGATACCATCCAAAGAACAACAA GTATTTTGGGTTCATCACCAAGCACCCTGCTGACCACAGATTTGCCTGCCATGTCTTTGTCTCGGAGGAGTCCACAAAGCCCCTCGCAGAGTCCGTAGG GAGGGCTTTCCAGCAATTCTACAAGGAGTACGTGGAGTACACGTGCCCCACAGAGGACATCTACCTGGAGTAG
- the MAPK8IP1 gene encoding C-Jun-amino-terminal kinase-interacting protein 1 isoform X2: protein MAEREKGAASPPASSPFLGLHLASPPNFRLTHDISLEEFEDEDLSEITDECGISLHCKESLATRSHVSLQANAVRAVGGGEASRLQAEMLQLDLIDAAGDTPAEEETAPEPLQKDPPPGTMDTYRPKRPTTLNLFPQVPRSQDTLNNNSLGKKHSWQERVSRSSSPLKTGEQTPPHDHVCLSDEVNHQNSTTSTKDRGTSTESPCRRTAATQMVPACVTSSRAPEKHQVTSRPPPHGASVVVVTTRGPEAHRDRIRYQTDVRLEATEEIYLTPVQKNSDPLEAEKPFLSQSSENRMSISSDVDTSSYSALAGKTNPSISEEDEVLDYMSSPDKTNLPRTSCGGGNSGYRPGHNLQRASVSSDTSALSYDSVKYTLVVDENVQLELVSLKQCYSGYSDESDSATVYDNCVSSPYESAIGEEYEEDALKRDSVCLSEDSTPEADIHFSKKFLNVFMSGRARSSSAESFGLFSCMINGEEQEQTHRAVFRFVPRHADELELEVDDPLLVEVQAEDYWYEAYNMRTGDRGIFPAYYAIEVTKEPDHVTALAKSSDWVDQFRVKFLGSVQVPYHKGNDVLCAAMQKIATTRRLTVHFNPPSSCVLEISVRGVKIAVKSDDSKENSKVNKCSHFFQLKNISFCGYHPKNNKYFGFITKHPADHRFACHVFVSEESTKPLAESVGRAFQQFYKEYVEYTCPTEDIYLE from the exons ATGGCGGAGCGAGAGAAAGGAGCCGCATCCCCGCCCGCCTCCTCCCCCTTCCTGGGGCTGCACCTCGCCTCGCCCCCCAATTTCAG gctcacccacgACATCAGCCTCGAGGAGTTTGAGGATGAAGATCTCTCCGAAATCACCGACGAGTGTGGCATCAGCCTGCACTGCAAGGAGAGCCTGGCCACCCGG AGCCATGTGAGCCTGCAGGCCAATGCTGTCCGGGcagtgggcggcggggaggccagcCGGCTGCAGGCGGAGATGCTCCAGCTCGACCTGATCGATGCCGCGGGGGACACCCCGGCCGAGGAGGAGACGGCGCCCGAGCCGCTCCAAAAGGACCCGCCGCCGGGGACCATGGACACCTACAGGCCCAAGCGACCCACAACTCTCAACCTCTTCCCGCAGGTGCCTCGGAGCCAG GACACGCTGAATAACAACTCTCTGGGGAAAAAGCACAGTTGGCAGGAGCGGGTGTCCCGGTCGTCGTCCCCTCTGAAAACGG GTGAGCAGACCCCTCCCCACGACCACGTTTGCCTGAGTGATGAGGTCAATCACCAAAACAGCACAACCTCCACCAAAGACCGGGGCACGTCCACGGAGAGCCCATGCCGGCGCACAGCAGCAACGCAGATGGTGCCGGCCTGCGTCACCTCGTCCCGGGCACCCGAGAAGCACCAGGTGACCAGCAGACCCCCACCTCATGGTGCCAGCGTGGTGGTGGTGACAACGAGGGGCCCTGAGGCCCACCGGGACCGCATCCGCTACCAGACGGACGTGAGGCTCGAGGCCACAGAGGAGATCTACCTAACGCCTGTGCAGAAGAACTCAGATCCCTTGGAGGCCGAAAAGCCGTTTCTGTCCCAGTCCAGTGAGAACCGCATGTCCATCAGCTCCGATGTTGACACCTCCAGCTATTCAGCCCTTGCAGGGAAAACCAACCCCTCCATTAGTGAGGAGGATGAGGTGCTGGACTATATGTCCTCTCCTGACAAGACAAACCTGCCCAGAACCTCCTGTGGTGGGGGGAATAGTGGCTACCGGCCAGGGCACAACCTTCAGAGGGCATCAGTGAGTTCGGACACCAGCGCCCTCTCCTACGACTCAGTCAAGTACACGCTGGTGGTGGACGAGAACGTGCAGCTGGAGCTGGTCAGCCTCAAGCAGTGCTACTCTGGCTACAGCGATGAGAGCGACTCAGCCACCGTCTATGACAACTGTGTCTCCTCACCCTACGAGTCGGCCATCGGCGAGGAGTATGAGGAGGATGCGCTGAAGCGTGACTCGGTCTGCCTCTCTGAGGACTCCACCCCTGAGGCAGACATCCACTTCTCCAAGAAGTTCCTCAATGTCTTCATGAGCGGCCGGGCACGTTCTTCCA GTGCTGAGTCCTTTGGGTTGTTCTCCTGCATGATCAATGGGGAGGAGCAGGAACAGACTCACCGTGCTGTCTTTAG GTTTGTGCCTCGCCATGCGgatgagctggagctggaggtggATGATCCTTTGCTGGTGGAGGTGCAGGCAGAAGATTATTGGTACGAGGCCTACAACATGCGGACGGGGGACCGGGGCATCTTTCCTGCTTACTATGCTATTGAAGTCACCAAGGAACCAGACCATGTAACAG CTCTGGCCAAGAGCAGCGACTGGGTGGACCAATTTCGGGTGAAGTTCCTCGGCTCAGTGCAGGTTCCCTATCACAAAGGCAACGACGTGCTGTGTGCAGCCATGCAGAAG ATTGCCACCACGCGCCGCCTCACTGTGCACTTTAACCCACCCTCCAGCTGCGTCCTGGAGATCAGCGTGCGTGGAGTCAAGATTGCCGTGAAATCCGACGACTCCAAGGAGAACAGCAAG gtAAACAAATGTAGccattttttccagctgaagaacATTTCCTTTTGTGGATACCATCCAAAGAACAACAA GTATTTTGGGTTCATCACCAAGCACCCTGCTGACCACAGATTTGCCTGCCATGTCTTTGTCTCGGAGGAGTCCACAAAGCCCCTCGCAGAGTCCGTAGG GAGGGCTTTCCAGCAATTCTACAAGGAGTACGTGGAGTACACGTGCCCCACAGAGGACATCTACCTGGAGTAG